One Rosa chinensis cultivar Old Blush chromosome 5, RchiOBHm-V2, whole genome shotgun sequence genomic region harbors:
- the LOC112201753 gene encoding uncharacterized protein LOC112201753 yields MMGLDRNTNTRSRDYLEGMLSDYVGGKAKGKPQKSTSARLVTALTCLQFAFAVYATFLLYYMSPSIDLRTKPDFTWATKIAQQWKQYIIPPHIIGHYQDSVSLVRLADIQPITPSEICEHEKIDFEQKKSNDAQMIKLKTELYNEVLDFQSKNIGTQTLAQLMAMKSKWDLKGPNRPKVTVILNHFKRKTLCAQLDTLLQQTLPFHHVWVLSFGSPNELSLKRIVDSYNDSRISFISSSYDFKYYGRFQMALQTEADLVYIVDDDMIPGKKMLQILSHVAGTEKYKNSVLGSIGRILPFRQKDFTFPSYRKFRSKEAGLYLPDPAYDITLDKIVQVDFLSSSWFLSAELIKTLFIETPFTFSTGEDLHLSYQLQKYRNAGSFVLPVDPKDKETWGDSEHRLAYVSETTVIFKDIVQVRDDQWWKALSTGYITQWAAMHPQKIDALFYAHSIDEVKALAPLIEKFRSTVGKKAYIAVSGGNFCPCEDAATALKWPKLVCKERRFKIFDLAVGALSGISNSEVVVLQGVYASMKGLIKIHNPSVVIAVADIDPNVKKILKMATETNRNGTTLVLLPRPSISKVLWMADLRTTALPNWNRMRISINIITQNRVHSLTRLLKSLSDAYYLGDEVPISFNMDSKVDEATIRLVSSFDWPHGPKTLKRRIIQGGLIRAVSESWYPSSDDDFGLLLEDDIEVSPYYYLWIKYALLAYHYDPQVSLPELSSISLYTPRIVEVVKERPKWNPTQFFKNIHPNTPYFHQLPCSWGAVFFPKQWREFYVYMNMRFTEDAKKNPVQIPKSRTNGWQASWKKFLIDMMYLRGYVSLYPNFPNQASFSTNHMEPGAHISAKDNVVKHDKSDFEVPLLKEDFRNFLPGGKLPPASRLPSLNLFNMPVSLKGLKAAGAKLGQDVIGCNNATEIVMVDHQTGLPARCARF; encoded by the exons ATGATGGGACTTGATCGAAATACGAATACGAGAAGTAGGGATTACTTGGAAGGAATGCTGAGTGATTATGTTGGAGGAAAAGCCAAGGGGAAACCTCAGAAGAGCACTTCTGCTAGGCTTGTCACAGCTCTCACTTGTCTCCAGTTTGCCTTTGCAGTTTATGCAACATTCCTTCTCTACTACATGAGCCCTTCCATCGATTTACGAACCAAACCAGACTTCACATGGGCTACCAAGATTGCACAGCAATGGAAACAGTACATAATCCCACCCCACATCATTGGTCACTATCAAGATTCTGTTTCTCTTGTGAGATTGGCCGACATCCAACCCATCACTCCCTCTGAAATTTGCGAGCACGAAAAGATTGATTTCGAGCAGAAGAAGTCCAATGATGCTCAGATGATCAAGCTGAAGACAGAGCTTTACAATGAGGTGTTGGACTTCCAAAGCAAGAACATTGGTACACAAACTCTTGCTCAGCTGATGGCAATGAAGTCCAAGTGGGATTTGAAAGGTCCCAACAGACCAAAAGTCACAGTGATCTTGAACCACTTCAAGAGGAAAACACTTTGTGCTCAGCTTGATACCTTGCTCCAACAAACCCTTCCTTTCCACCATGTTTGGGTTCTTTCATTTGGGAGTCCAAATGAGCTCTCTTTGAAGAGAATCGTCGACAGCTACAACGATTCAAGAATAAGCTTCATAAGTTCAAGCTATGACTTCAAGTACTATGGAAGGTTCCAAATGGCTTTGCAAACCGAAGCCGATCTTGTGTACATTGTTGATGATGACATGATTCCTGGGAAGAAAATGCTGCAGATTTTGTCTCATGTAGCAGGGACAGAGAAGTACAAGAACTCGGTTTTGGGCAGCATAGGAAGGATTTTGCCATTTAGGCAAAAGGACTTCACTTTTCCAAGCTATAGAAAGTTCAGGTCTAAGGAGGCAGGACTCTATTTACCTGACCCTGCATATGATATCACTCTTGATAAAATTGTGCAGGTGGACTTCCTTTCCAGCTCTTGGTTCTTATCTGCAGAGCTGATTAAGACACTTTTCATTGAGACACCCTTCACATTTTCGACCGGCGAAGATCTGCACCTTAG TTATCAGCTTCAAAAGTACAGAAATGCTGGCTCATTTGTTCTTCCAGTTGACCCAAAGGATAAGGAAACTTGGGGCGACAGTGAACATAGACTTGCTTATGTATCCGAAACCACTGTAATTTTCAAAGACATTGTTCAAGTCCGAGACGATCAATGGTGGAAAGCACTATCTACTGGTTATATCACGCAGTGGGCTGCAATGCATCCTCAAAAAATTGATGCCCTTTTCTATGCTCATTCTATTGATGAAGTTAAAGCACTTGCACCTCTTATTGAGAAATTCAGGTCCACTGTTGGAAAGAAAGCTTACATCGCCGTCTCTGGAGGCAATTTCTGCCCTTGTGAAGATGCAGCTACTGCACTCAAGTGGCCTAAGTTGGTATGCAAAGAGCGGAGGTTTAAGATCTTCGATTTGGCAGTGGGGGCTCTTTCAGGGATATCAAACTCGGAGGTGGTAGTGCTGCAAGGAGTATATGCTAGCATGAAGGGGTTGATCAAGATTCATAACCCGAGTGTGGTGATTGCAGTGGCTGACATTGATCCTAATGtgaaaaaaattttgaaaatggcAACAGAGACTAATAGGAATGGTACAACATTGGTCCTTTTACCACGGCCTTCAATATCAAAAGTTCTTTGGATGGCTGATCTTCGAACAACAGCATTGCCAA ATTGGAACAGAATGCGGATTTCTATCAACATTATCACCCAAAACCGGGTGCATTCCCTTACAAGGCTTCTTAAATCTCTCAGTGATGCATACTATCTTGGGGATGAGGTACCTATCAGCTTCAACATGGACAGCAAAGTTGATGAAGCAACTATTAGATTAGTAAGCTCATTTGACTGGCCTCATGGCCCTAAAACTCTCAAGAGGAGGATCATACAAGGAGGGCTTATTCGAGCTGTCAGTGAGAGTTGGTACCCTTCATCTGATGATGATTTTGGTCTGCTACTCGAAGATGATATCGAAGTCTCACCTTACTACTACCTATGGATCAAATACGCCCTCTTAGCCTACCACTATGATCCTCAAGTGTCTCTCCCCGAGTTGTCCTCAATCTCTCTCTACACCCCTAGGATAGTTGAGGTGGTGAAAGAAAGGCCTAAATGGAACCCAACACAGTTTTTTAAGAACATTCATCCAAACACACCTTATTTCCACCAGTTACCTTGCAGTTGGGGAGCAGTCTTCTTCCCCAAGCAATGGAGAGAGTTCTATGTCTATATGAACATGAGGTTCACCGAAGATGCCAAGAAAAACCCGGTTCAAATTCCAAAGTCCAGGACTAATGGTTGGCAAGCGTCATGGAAAAAGTTTCTTATAGACATGATGTACCTCAGAGGATATGTGAGTCTTTATCCAAACTTTCCAAACCAGGCAAGCTTTTCCACTAACCATATGGAACCCGGGGCTCATATCAGCGCCAAGGACAATGTTGTGAAGCATGACAAGTCAGATTTTGAAGTGCCATTGTTGAAGGAAGATTTCCGAAATTTCTTGCCAGGTGGCAAATTGCCTCCGGCCTCAAGATTGCCATCTTTGAACCTCTTCAACATGCCGGTTTCTCTTAAAGGCTTAAAGGCAGCTGGAGCCAAGTTGGGGCAGGATGTGATTGGATGCAACAATGCCACTGAGATAGTCATGGTTGATCATCAAACCGGTCTACCAGCACGCTGTGCCAGGTTCTGA